The proteins below are encoded in one region of Apium graveolens cultivar Ventura chromosome 4, ASM990537v1, whole genome shotgun sequence:
- the LOC141719355 gene encoding uncharacterized protein LOC141719355, translating to MDSTADLINDINNISLEDEDEDEGGLEIITENADETQTGFDAKLYVVGKFLTEGRTDFQALQQTLAALWKPGMGVYIKELETNLFLFQFYHEVDVKRVMEGCPWSFNRRELLMRRLSEGENPRSVPLNTMDMWIQVYDLKVGFMTERLITEVGNNIGKFVASCPTNFSGVWRDYFRVRVTIDVTKPLKRRMKIKKSAEDWYWITFKYENAPTFCFICGILGHSEKFCSRLFHTP from the coding sequence ATGGATTCAACAGCGGATCTGATCAACGACATCAACAACATATCACTtgaggatgaggatgaagatgaagGAGGTTTAGAAATTATCACCGAAAATGCAGACGAAACACAAACTGGTTTCGATGCAAAATTGTATGTGGTAGGCAAGTTTCTAACGGAAGGACGTACAGATTTTCAAGCTTTACAGCAAACGCTAGCGGCATTATGGAAGCCTGGCATGGGTGTCTATATCAAAGAGCTAGAGACAAATTTGTTTCTATTCCAATTTTATCACGAAGTTGACGTTAAAAGGGTTATGGAGGGCTGTCCGTGGTCGTTCAACAGGAGGGAGCTGCTAATGCGTAGACTATCAGAAGGTGAAAACCCTCGCAGTGTACCACTAAACACAATGGACATGTGGATACAAGTTTACGATCTCAAAGTGGGTTTTATGACAGAAAGGTTGATTACAGAAGTTGGAAACAATATTGGTAAGTTTGTAGCCTCATGCCCTACTAATTTTAGTGGAGTATGGAGAGATTACTTTCGAGTAAGAGTTACGATTGATGTTACTAAACCCCTTAAGAGACGTATGAAAATCAAGAAATCTGCAGAGGACTGGTATTGGATCACATTCAAGTATGAGAACGCCCCAACTTTCTGTTTCATCTGTGGCATACTCGGTCACTCAGAGAAGTTTTGCAGTAGATTGTTTCACACTCCATAA